The sequence gtcacttgttgaaatctctagaaagacaaatatttaggaacgaatggagtacaAAGCATGACGATCGGCACCCAGCATGCCATACAATCTTGCTAGTAAGGCAGAAATGATGAGTTATTAGTAATGTTGAATATGTACTGCAAAGATCATCAGTTCTCACCACTACAATTTAGTTGTACCACTAGaatttactccctctgttcctaaatatttgtctttctagatattttaacaagtgatcatataaggagcaaaatgaatgaatctaaactttaaaatatgtctatatacatccgcatgtgatAGTCTAtttgaaatttctagaaagacaaatataggttccccgcaaaaaaaagataaatatttagaaacggagtgaGTAGTTGCCAACTGGTGTACTATATACTACTCCTTCCATCCCATATTAGTTCTCGCTCAAACATACTACTCCGTTCgtccatattagttgtcgctcaaccAAATGTATCTAGCACAACTAAGGTACTCCttctgtctaggtgagtaagtcatcttaggttgtgcaccgtgatcaAGGAGGAGGAAAAAAcaagagaccttaatgtttatttgccaagtaatatcattgcatgcaataaactaaccaatgcatgtcgtgtttggtagtctcaactCATTAAAAGTATGCACACCTCTCATATTTTATTGATTGATATGTCaaaaaacaagaaacgaggtaaaaattaatgcaccgcgcctaagtgttttggaattatttggttttcataaaaTGACTTACacatagacggagggagtagtatgtcaTCTATCGATCGGTTGCTGAGGTTTAAGAAAGTTGTAGTACGTGCTAATCAACCAGCTGCTGCTACAGCATTTTCCAAAGAAGAATTGAGTTGGTTTACTGTGGCTGCTGGGTTGGGTTGTATGGATGCGTGGTCCAACTCCAACGATGTTCAAGGGGACCAAATGCTTTCCCTCACCAACCAACTTAAATGGCCCTGGTTAGTACGTCCAAATACATGCCCAAAAGTTGTCCAAAGTTGTCATCATCCAGACAATTAATCAACCGGATTAAGCGCAGGCCCGTTACCAGTAAgcatgcgtgcgtgcatgcatgcatgcaaataCGAACCATGCAAAAGGAAGAGAAAAAGAAGCACCATGACAGCCAGAAATTGGACGCGCGTACGTACCCATCATCTGACTGTGCACCAAACTTGCACTTACTTAAAACCCTGTGATTGGATTAGAATATGCATGGCATGGCGACCAGTCTTTGATGAGTCTTGGTGCGGCTTCGGCGACTAGGCTGTACGTGTTGCTTTATGCATGCGCATGATGGCCAATTGATGGCCAAGTTTGGAGAAAGTTTGATCCAAGTTGCCTTTTTTGGCTTGTTTTTGAACGACCGACCCATAGCTGTCTCGTCTTTGTGGGACTTTGTAAACCGCACGAGATTATTGTCCCACCAACGCCAGCATTAAGCTTTCTTGATTGGGGTTTTGTTACTTTTGGCCCAGGAAGAGATTCAGCTATGCTCACATCAAGTCTGCCTTGAAATTCTACTACCAGCTACTTTGTGAAAGAAGATGAAGCACTGCATCTTGATTTTCTCCTGTCAATGACATCTTATCTGTAGCAGTTTTGTCTGCTGGTGAAAATGCCTTCAACTACCAGCCAAGAATAATAATATCTACTACTCAAACCAGAAATTTAAAAATAATGTATTGATCCCAGAGGGAAATGAGCTTGCATGCACTTTATACACAGATGGAAATGTACGTGGATGCATTGATCCCTACATCTTATAGTATATCTTATTGAAAGAAGAGAGGAAAAGGGAAAATGATTAATAAGAAGAATAAAAGAAGCTACCACGCCAATCATTAGGGAAATTGGTTAATAGCCCCAAAACAGCATCATTCTTGGGCGCGCGGTAATTGCAAAGCTACTCCCCGAATTACCACGAACGCCTCAAGGTTAAATAaatctccacacacacacacacagcttaATTACTCACTTCGCCGCTCGATAAGCGTTTTATATTACAACTCTACCCCTAGCTGAAAGAAATGATTACCAAATTGCCCCCCTATGGAAGCCAGGCCACCAACTCTGGCGAGCTTGGTGCCAGCTGCGGATGATGTGGGCGGTTGGCCGGCCGGCCGGTCGGGTCAACACGCGTAGTACTCGACGAGCTCGTCCAGCGACTCGGGCTGCGGGTCCGCGTTCTCCAGCATCCAGAGGAGGTGCTCGAACAGCACCACCTCGCAGCCGATGATGGTgccgccggcgccgtcgccgcccacgccgccacccGAGCGGTCCACGAGGTTCTGGAACAGCGGGTGGCAGACGAGGTCGGCGGCGATGAGGTAGCGGCGGCGCGACTTGCCGACGTAGACCGGGTGGAGGCCCGGGGGCACGCCGTCCGCGCCGTGGAACgaggccgccccgcccccgccgccgccgccgacgccgcggcCCCACgggtcctcctcctcgccgccgtgtGACACCGCCGAGGGCGTGCGCGAGATCCGGCTCGATGAGTGCCACCGCCTGATCATGCACTTGAGCTTGCTGCTCAGCCCGCCCCTGGCCATTGAAAGCAGAGGATGGATGGTCTTGGGTTCAGCTGGAAAGAGAGAGGAGGCGTAGGGATGACTTGCAGGGTCGGGGAGGTGGCGAGAGGTTAtatagggggaggaggagaggccggctgTGGACTGGCGGGATGGAGACCGGTGGGAGGGCGAGGGTCAAGGTGTCGGGGACGGTGCATGGCATGGCCATGGTGATTGATGGTAAAACCGAACctgcaggagaggagaggagaacaGTGGGGAGGCAACTGGCCGCCGCCCCGTCCGGAAGTGGTGATGCTCCGTATGTGACGGTGCGAGGTATCTGTCCGTCCGTCCGTCTCTTTCTCTCCGGTTGGCATGCAGCACGGCAGCGCAGGCCCGACTGTGAATTTGCAAGGACCGTGACATGCCGGTCGTCAGGTAGTAGGCCGAGCTGGTATATGTCACATTTAGATTTAAGCCATATATGCTCGTCACCGGCCACTTGCACGAGGCCACAAAAATGGCTGTAGAACTTGTCCGTGAGTAGAAGTGCATCAGCGGATTTGGGGCACGCAAGTGCGGGTACCGAGTCCCTCGCACGTGCTTTTTCTTTCGGCTTTTGATTTTCAATCTTTTATATCTTTTGAATAAAAGTTTGAATTAAATTTTGTTTTTCATACTTTCtctgtctgaaaatacttgtcattaaaatgaatgtatctagatgtattttaattttagatacattcattttcatccatttatgcgacaagtattttcggacgtaGGGAGTATTTGTGTTTTTAATGATGAGACCTTTCAAATAAGATCTGTTTTAGACATTTTTAAGTTTCAACTCTTGAAACTTAGTACGAGCGGCCGGTTAAATAACGACTTTTATGCCTGTGACTAATAAAAAAATCTTAAAAATTTATCCGTGAAACTTGATAAGAGCGAGCAAGAATTGCAAGTTTCAGTTGAAATATCATAAGTTTTAACAACTGAAACTTAAAGTTTACTATGCCCCTAGGGTGATTGGCAGGTACTCCCGCGTATTAAAAAAGCTTGTCCTAAATTTGTTCCTTAAATGAATATACTAGCACTAAGAGATaaattttttcggacggagggagtctGTGCCCCCGCACCCGCATGCCGGTGCGAATTTCCTAGTGGAAAGCTACAACCTATCGAGGAGTAGAACGCAAAGCTACCTCAACCATCTCCGTTCCAGGATCGCATGATTTTGCTCCTCGTCCGTAATGTAATACTACTACTACTCTTTTCCTTATGTTGCTCCCTTGTCGAGTCAGACAGACGTGGCATTGGCCACAGATTGCGCTTGCTCCTTTTGCAGCCCAGCTGTGCAAAAGCACCTCACCGCTATACGTGTCACACTTAGCAAAGGTCATTGGTTAGTTAGGGTCTGAATCCCAAAGAGATTCTTGCCCGTTCTCTTCTTCTGTATATAAATGAGCCAACCACCTGTTTTAGCATCAGATAAACAATTCTCACTAATCAATCAATTGAAAGGAAAGTTTGTAGGTAATTAAGACGGGACTTTTGCAACTTGGAGCTGAGTTTGTGGTTCATTTACCTATCATGTATCATCACAAGACAATTAAACACCTTTTCTTTCTTGGCACTTCTGCACATTCTATAGTCAGTCATCTGTACTTGTCTCATAGTGTAATCtaacacgtactccctccgttccaaaatagatgacccaactttgtattaactttgtactaaagttagtacaaagttgagtcatctattttggagaaGTGTCAATCACTATTTTTTTGCCATCAGCATTATCAATGAGAATATGACTATATGTAGTTTCTTAATATTGAAAAAGAAACAAAACTCCTGCTCATGAGTTCTTTCTCTTCCTCTCTGTTTCACACACACAAACCTAGACGTCAATCACCACTAACCCTCCGGTCGTCTCACCCCACCCTAACACCCTCTCCCCGCTCCCATATGCCCCCTCCCCGAGGAGGTGGCGTGGACCCCACCCTCGCCCATGCCACATGTGGTTCAATTCTACCCCGTCACTGCCACCACCTGTCTAGGTGGCGGTGGTCCCTTACCAGTAGGAAGGCGAGGTCTTCTTTCAAATGAGTATAGTTGTGTTTGGTCGTTGTCTATTGGGATGGCTGCAACCAACAGGCATGCAGTTGCGACGCTCCAGATGTGTGGATGACATGGTGTCCCTTGGCTTACGCTCCATTGATGTTTTGCAAGTGCATGTGGCTAGTTTATAAACACGATTCACGCGAACTATTGTAACCCAGTTTACATGTCAAATCCAAAGAAGTCAAAGGAAGGCAACTATCAGCCTCGCAACTATGTTGTGACGTACACAACTACGCCTGCACTCAAAGCGTAATTCAAAAATAGTCTATGTATTAGTTGCTAGGTGAACTAGAACATGAAGTAAATAATAAGACAAATGGTGAAGTAAACTATGGAGGTGAAGCGTTTAATTGGCCACAGGGGGTGAATGGGAGGTTTTTATCAAATTCTTCGAAAGAAGCTATTTCTTCAAAGAGTCGGCAAGGTGGGTGGCATTGAAGAAATACTTGTTGAATTGAAATAGGCAAAGCATGCGACCAACAGTCGTAGATGACAGAAATAGAAGAGCACACGCACACACTCGCTTGCCTCGCCTGGCCGGGCTTAGACACGGGCCGGGGCCGGgtggcacacatgtgacatgcacGTTAATCATTCTTACACATTCATTGCACTTGTCGGTGTTCATCACTTTATTTGTttattggcatttgctttggttcaTTTCTTTTGCGTGTTGAATCACTTcataaatccaaaaatatttcttgcttcttttcagttttctttctCGTTTAGTTAGTTCGTAGTAGTAAAAaaaaacctaaaaagatttcttATTTCTTCTTTTGTTGTTTGTTGGGAGTGATGGAGAATGAAACATGAAAAGCAAAAACAAAATCCTacgagatgcatagctacgagaggggagtgtgtctacatacccttggaGACCGAAAGAGGAAGCTTATATAACACGTTTGATGTAGTCATACACTTCGCGATCTAATCATGATCCAACCGATTTAGCGCTgaacggatgacacctccgagtttagtatacgtgcggctcggtgatgtctcctcctccttgatccaacaAGCATAAGGGAGAAGTAGATGGAACCACAATCAGCACGGTGGCATGATTGTGGTGGAGCAACGACACCGCTTCGCTAAGCAAAACCGGGACGAGGAgctggagggagagggaggggttgTGGTCAGGTGAAGGGATGAGCAACCCTCCTTGCACGTCCACTATATATAGAGGCGTGGGGAGGGCTGACCAGCCCTAGCCCCTGCTCCAAGGAGGTGGGGCTGGCGGCTAGGGGAGGGCACTTGCCCTCAAGGCAAGTGGCCCTCCTCCCCATTAAGGTTTCCCCttcccttggcgcatgggccttgtgTGGTTGGTTTCCTTTGCCCAATAAGGCCAAGGTGCATCCCCTAATGCCAATGTACGCCCTAGGGGCTGGTGGAACCCTTCTGTGGACTTCCAGAACCCTCTGGAACCTTCCGGTGACttcccggtacattaccgaaaaAACCCAAATCTTTCCCGAAACCCTGACAacaacttttcatatataaatgtttacctccaaaccattccggagctcctcgtgatgtcagGGACTCTGAACAACAATTGGTCACCAATACAAATACCCCAATTCTACTCTAGCATCATctaacatcactacaaaaaaatacacttccatgatgatacgtgtttgtcacagtaggtcacgttttctgtcatgcatgtacatccatgacgattttatgacagaatcaagatagtcatacctgtgctgtcgtagaagtgtcccatgacattaccaaaattatcatcatggaagtgtccacttccatgacgataaatcgtgcgtcatagaagtgctttgatcaagggtgacggacacgtggcatccatcgtaacggaacgctgttaagctatcgggtccggttttggatccgataacccattaacagcccggaccaatggggattttccacgtataaaatcgtcattggccggaggaaacacgtgttgcctcattgagacagatgtcatccactcattggacaggaggcgcctatgataggtcgacacgtggcacggcccaacagtggcccattccggtgaaaaaggcaggcccatataaggcctacttgtgtcaggtccatttaagcccacggcccatacgagatgtgccaattcggcccgtgaatggcccgttaaagatttgacaccattgcagcccatcgtcagttcgagcccgttaatagcccgccatatatttgggctcaatatcggcccgatgtgatttcggcctgttaacgacccattcaagggatgggccagttttcaggatgtacatctttcggccttttagcgacccatttaagtgttaggctaatttccggcctggtgtgtctttcagcctgttggcAGCCCATAAATCACTTGGGCCATTTGTAATCGGAcccgagttttggccttttagcgacccatttaagtgttgggccaattctcggccctgtatgtctttcagcctgttgacggcccataaatgagttgggccatttgtagtcggacctgagttttggccttttaacgacgcatgcccttcatggtccaataccagtccggttttctctttcggcctgcaaaaggcccacaacacagttgggccatttacaatacgagcTGACTTTCATCCTCTTAgaggcccatgctcttcatggtccagtaccagcccgctgtctctttcggcctgctaaaggcccacagtatagttgggccatatgtagcccgaccttagtaatggcatgttaacggcccgtgaaatcaaatgggcctaCCTATtacccgcttcgatgtcggcctgttaacaacccgggaggtaagagggccgaccattaactttcggcctggtaacgacccattaacttaatgggcccactaatgttcgtacatgtctttaggccaaattagataatttgagcccattacgacgagcaattatgcacaagaccaaaaccgatcaagcaaaggtacgacatacagggaaaaacattgcacatccagcatatattacaggaaattacatccactgggcaatcagagattgatgccagtgcaaataaatgaacagaacctaacgatctacaacgctacaatctgcaacctcagcatggatgacgcccataagcatgtgggcaagttcttgctgctttgctacactgtctctgaaaacattaatCAATTGTTCTTGCGCACGAAtttgcacctctgattcctccaccatttccatcattgcttcagccattaattggttcacaaacatacattttttccgttgcattcgagatagaggaaactgaacagattcagacaACGATTTTGGCAGGcatgtattattgatagtggagagtgtctcgaccacttcatcataacataaattaggaggggaaccaaacagagtaatcatgagttattgccatattacctggcctagaattattggaaagaaacaatggggttgccttgctattttcagagtttgtctttttatcttcagcagcctgcaccaaattaacacactagcattgctatcattggccaaatCAGATAATAgggaagcaacattgacacaactaacgtttgggcaactagcctacaccaaattaacacaatatggcacaactatcatcaaccaggtaaggtaatacgaaagcaacattaacacaatgaatgaatgggcaaccagagcagcactacaattcagtaatgtgcatgatatgagatagtacactcatgcagctcagtatgcaaaactaccaggcagttttccttacaaaaatcaacattggcgcctttaacattttgctacaactaattttagatcagataaaggttggattcacgccgattaacaaaatacatgctaatgtaaaaatatagtgatatacaataggtacttacatcagcattggagcacaaagaattcccgcaagatattttcctcgaatacaatcccaatggaggaattcttctatcgtttaaccttattttctaaaagagagatagataagaaacatgtagaaaatatgataagaatgctataaaatttcatgatgcgaggatacacacacgcttcttagaatggagttggaattcttttgttggactggagcagactagttctttgaccactagaatcttcttattatcagtgggagttgggtttctctgtgctggatcagtatctatgaaaaatggagttggtttattatatcctggcgtttggatctattgcaaagacctggtttgtaatgCTTCAGATTCTAACTAGCCGTCTTctccttgcatgccttatatagaagaatggtgcttcaagccttcaattataaaacatgctacaataaagatggaataggtactgaagaatagaaaggcatgacatattgacatgtattccctccatccggaaataaatggatgggtctaggcgtatttcacttctagatacatccagttttatccatttccgcgacatgtaatccggacggagggagtatgatgtaagagctagggatacgataggacaacacagtaaaaaaacactgaaaacccactgcagaaccaaagtattcaaacccactgatatgatatagtacactcatgcaggtcaggatgcaaaactaccaggcagttttccttacaaaaatcaacattgtggcctttaatcatacattttgctacaactaaatttagatctgataaaggttggattcacgccgattaacaaaatacatgatgatgtaaaaatatagtgatatacaacagataCTTACATCTGCATTTGAGCAtaaagaattcctgcaagaatctttcctcacagacgataacagtgcagaaattcttctatctgttaagcttactttctaaaagagagatgggtaagaaacatgtagaaaatatgatcaacatgctataaaattttgtgatgcgaggatacgcacacgcttattagaatggagttgacatatttttgctggacaggagcggactagttctttggccactggaatctgcttattatcaataggagttgggtttctctatggtggagcagtatctataaaaagtagagttggtttactatctcttGGCATTtgaatcttttgcaaagaccttgtttgtaacccttcagattctaacatagtcgtcttccccttacATGCCTTGTacagaagaatggtgcttcaattataaaacatgctacaacagagagatgtaatagttactgaagaatagaaaggcatgacatattaacatgtattccctccatccgtaaaacaatggatgggtctaggtgtatttcagttctagatacatccttttttatccatttctgcaacatgtaatccggacggagggagtatggtgtaagagctagggatacgatagggcAACACAGTagaaaaacactacttgaatgtaaaactgtatgctagcggaatacacacagaaaaaactaaggcaccatacacgtgtatgattggaaaactaagatggcattgcaacagaccactagaacatcacttcaatgtaaaaaaaacatggtatggtagacatatgaagtacatactgatgaataacaatgtataagatattcagaaggatgatgtccaaattaagcagatggcattgcgatagagtagaatgacagtacttgaatttgaaaacatgttatcatgaatggaataggtactgaaaaacaggaaggcatgccatatttacatgcatgatcagcatgctaagcacatggcattgcaacagagtagatacactccaggacattatatgcatgttatACCCATATCACGggtcaagttagagcaaggaccttgtggggtgaagatgattcatcatctttctacaagtcttctaaagaactgcctttacatgttccatcatattgggtatcattgacatcaagtttattggcctttacattgctccgtgaggttcttgtgattatatcagtgtgtgcaattatatctgacatgcatggaagacaaccagtagttagatttatgtaatgagtgcctgtaggagatgacataaatagtaggactggggttaactagcagcaacaggtctcaaaaactgaagggagaatacagatgaaagctacagaatatgtatcgtttgtactcgagattaactagatggcacacaaaagtattaaagaacaacataggtaataccagaagtggtataatactgtaatcaccagcctgtgggatagcattggctgatggatgataactatggaacaacgttacctaaagaacaagtctcttagctgaactatggaacatcgttaactcctgaacaagacccgtaagagatcaacatgaatacacagcgaaatgtgataatctattttccatgcttagatgaataacaaagccataaatgttgcacacaagtaagatgagggtacaacctatctggtcgccatccataggagtgagcatcatgtgctgacttgtcgatggccctgcaattgttgtggctgtccatgtcgggcacacgcattcgatgcatggaactgttgagtggggactatagctcccttttggtgtatgcttcccttgttggagcagctgcggtgagtcgaaagacggtgtggctgaagatgcagaaaacacataatgttaagaacgacacatctctttgatctgaagaaataccctaagagatcaacaacaaggtacgagagtggtcacacgtctattgactgaagactaaattggggtcacacgattttattttattttggtactgttcgatctacgccggatggcttgatggccgttgtcggtgtcaaaaccggcagttctcgggtagggagt comes from Triticum aestivum cultivar Chinese Spring chromosome 5B, IWGSC CS RefSeq v2.1, whole genome shotgun sequence and encodes:
- the LOC123116189 gene encoding auxin-responsive protein SAUR76-like, translated to MARGGLSSKLKCMIRRWHSSSRISRTPSAVSHGGEEEDPWGRGVGGGGGGGAASFHGADGVPPGLHPVYVGKSRRRYLIAADLVCHPLFQNLVDRSGGGVGGDGAGGTIIGCEVVLFEHLLWMLENADPQPESLDELVEYYAC